Sequence from the Nocardiopsis sp. YSL2 genome:
GGTCGGCGGTCACGCGTTCTCACCGCCTGATGCCGCGTCGCCGAGTTCGTCGCCGCGGCATGCCCAGGGTGAGCAGCCCTGCGGTTCGGGTCCGGCGTCGGTGCCTAGGGCCTGTTTGGAAAGTCAGAGCCATTCGTTGATGGCAGCGATCTGGACGGTGGCCTCGTAGCGAAGGGCGAGCTTGTCATAGCGCGTGGCCACCGCCCGGTTGCGTTTGAGCCGGTTGATCCCGCACTCCACCGCGTGCCGGGCCCGGTAGTCGACCTTGTCGAAGCCGGGCGGACGACCCCCACTCCGCCCCTTGCGTTTGCGGTTGCGCACCCGGTCGGCGGGTTCGGGAATCGTCGCTCTGATCTTGCGTCTGCGCAGGTAGGCACGGATCTTCTTCGAGCTGTAGGCCTTATCCGCGCGTACCCGCACCGGCCGGGTGCGCGCCGGACCACTGCGATCCCGCCCCGCCACGCGGATACGTTCCATGACCGGCTCGAACTGAGGGGCGTCCCCGCGCTGGCCGGCCGTGACCACCACCGACAAGGGCTTTTGGCGCTGCTCGCAGGCCAGGTGGATCTTGGTGGTCCACCCGCCCCGCGAGCGTCCCAGAGCGTGGTCGTCGGGCTCGTCCGTTTCGTGATCTGGGCCCTCCCCCTTTTCGCGGCTCCGGCGGCGTGCTGGTGGGCGCGCACGATGGTGGAGTCGACGTTGACCTGCCAGGTGATCAGGCCCGCCGCGTCGGCCAGGGCGCGCAGGGCGTCCAAAATTCGGGCCCAGGTGCCGTTGCGGGTCCAGCGGCGGAAGAGGTCGTAGACGCTCTGCCAGGGGCCGTAGCGCTCGGGTACGTCGCGCCAGGGGGCGCCGGCCCGCACCCGCCAGCGGATGCCGTTGATCAGGGTGCGCTTGGAGCGCGAGGGCGGACGGCCGGTGGCCGGCACGGGCAGGAGCGGTTCGAGCACAGACCATTGGGCGTCGGTGAGGTCACCGCGCCCGGGGCCGGGTAGGGTCACAGCGAAGCCTTCGGTGGGCTTGGTCTTCTTGGTCGTTGACTGATCTACCGAAGGCTTCGCCTATGTGCGGGGTGACACGCCTGGCGTGACCAGATCGGTGCTTTTGCCCCTGATCACACCAGTTACCAAACAGGCCCTAGCCCGAGACCGGAACGTTCGTCCACCGCAACCACCGCCGCCCCGCACGGATCGCCGTGTCCCACCCGCGCCTGCTCCACATCGAAGGACGCGACCTGCATGTCGAGGACCTGGACGCGGTTGACGGGACCCCAGTCCTGGACATCGCACCGTGGTTCGGCGAGTTCGGGCCCCGTGGCGACGGCGGCAGCCGTCGTGGCCGGGCGAGATGCTCAAGGACTACTGGGCCAACGCTGAATGAGTGGCACGTCGACTGTGAACTCGACACCGTCCAGTAGAACTCCACCAGCGAGTGCCCTTCATCCCTGCCCGCCCGGACCCGTTCGCGTCCGGGGTGTTGCGATCCTCGGCCGCCCCGAAGGGCGACCACCACAGTAGCGGCGTCCGCCCGCTCTTCCTGGCCCACCTGGTTGCGCCCCTCGACACCCCCAAAGGGTGACCGCCACGACCACCCCGTTGGCGCCCACGCACCATGCGTGTTCGTTGCGATCCTCAGCCACCCCGCACGGCGACCGCCACGCATTCTGGCTGATCATGGGGACAGGTGTCCTCTCGTTGTAATCCTCGGCCGCTCCGAAGGGCGACCGCCACCACCGGGCGGCCGGTCGCGTCGACCGTGTCGTACCAGTTGCGATCCTCGGTCACCCCGCACGGCGACCGCCACGCCGCCGCAGAACGGCAAGCGCGACCCCATCACGAGGTTGCGATCCTCGGCCGCCCCAAAGGGCGACCGCCACGTCGACGGCCGCGCAGACCCTCCACAACACGTGGACGTTGCGATCCTCGGTCGCCCCGGAGGGCGACCGCCACGATGATGCCCCGGCGCGAGTCGTAGAGGTTGACGACGTTGCGATCCTCGGCCGCATCGAAGGGCGACCGCCACCGTGTACGCGTATCCGATCTGATCGTTGCGATCCTCGGCCGCCCCGAAGAGCGACCGCCACCCTGGTCAGGCGGCCTGGATGGCCATGAGGATGACGTTGCGATCCTCGGCCGCCCCGGAGGGCAACCGCCACAGCCAGTAGGCGCCGCCGAAGAAGCACGCGGACAGGTTGCGATCCTCGGTCGCCCCGGAGGGCGACCGCCACCAGGGCTGGGCCGGGGTGTGGCCGTCGATGTCCTCGTTGCGATCCTCGGTCGCCCCGGAGGGCGACCGCCACCACCCGCCCTGGTCGTACAGGGTCGGCATGGTGTCGTTGCGATCCTCGGTCGCCCCGGAGGGCGACCGCCACCAGGGCTGGGCCGGGGTGTGGCCGTCGATGTCCTCGTTGCGATCCTCGGTCGCCCCGGAGGGCGACCGCCACCACCCGCCCTGGTCGTACAGGGTCGGCATGGTGTCGTTGCGATCCTCGGTCGCCCCGGAGGGCGACCGCCACGGTTGCCCCTGCGCGGTGGCGGTGTCGGTGTAGACGTTGCGATCCTCGGTCGCCCCGGAGGGCGACCGCCACCTACCAGACGACGCAGCGGTACGCGCACCTGTCGCCGTTGCGATCCTCGGTCGCCCCGGAGGGCGACCGCCACGTCGTGGGTGACGTCGCCCTGGACGATGGCGTCGTGGTTGCGATCCTCGGTCGCTCCGGAGGGCGACCGCCACACCAGCCCTTCGATGCCGACTCCGGTGAGCCCTTCGTTGCGATCCTCGGTCGCCCCGGAGGGCGACCGCCACTTGGCCGATCCGGCGGGTGAGTACGGCGACCAGCCGTTGCGATCCTCGGTCGCCCCGGAGGGCGACCGCCACCGCCAGTCCACGACATACACCCGCTCGGCCAACAAGTTGCGATCCTCGGTCGCCCCGGAGGGCGACCGCCACGCCCCGGCGTTCTCCACGCACAGGGCCATCTTCTGGTTGCGATCCTCGGTCGCCCCGGAGGGCGACCGCCACTGGTACCAGGAGATGAGGGGGCGCTTGGCCTCGTTGTTGCGATCCTCGGTCGCCCCGGAGGGCGACCGCCACCATGGGGCCCGCCTGGATCAGGGTGGGCACCTGCACGTTGCGATCCTCGGTCGCCCCGGAGGGCGACCGCCACGACACCGACGAAGCAGGGGACGGGCCCGATAATGCCGTTGCGATCCTCGGTCGCCCCGGAGGGCGACCGCCACGGCGGTGGTGTCGCACGCCTGCTGGGCGGCGGTGAAGTTGCGATCCTCGGTCGCCCCGGAGGGCGACCGCCACGGCGCGCGAACTGGGAGAACTCTCCCAGGATCCGCGCCGAACATACTGTCAAAACCAGACACTCGCACTCAGAGGCGCCCGAAGGCGGTTGGGAACCGGCCCGGGATTCTCTGATCACTGCAGGTTCCTCACTACAACACCAACGAGTCACCGTGCGGGAGACGCCGGGCGATGCCCAGCGTGTTCACCGAGCTGAACGTTCCCCTCGGCACCCGATAGATGCGCACACTGTCCTCGCTGTCATCGATGATCCGCTCGATGCGGTCCGTCAGCGTCAACACCTCGGCGTCGGTACACACCACTTCGAACACTGATTTCTGCACGCGTAGCCCGTACCCCTCGCAGAGCTTGGCGACCTGCCGCAACCGGCGTGCGCCCTCGGGTTCGACGGTCGCCACGTCGTAGGTGACCAGTAGCTCCATCACAGTGTCCAAGGCAGGTAGCCGGGAAGGTCACCACGCACGTGGCGGGCCAGGATCCGGGCTTGGGCCGCTGGCAGCAATGCCACTGGCACCTTTCTTCCCAGGAGACGGTGCGGGTGCTCCTTCTTACGGTGGGCCTGCCACTGGGTGAGCACCTCCTTGCGCCCCTCCTCAGTGAGCTGCACGGCTCCGCCCGGAAGTGTCTCGAAAAATGGTCCAGGCGCACCTGTTTGCGGTTGATCAGCGTGAGCGCGAGACGGTCCGCGGTGAAGGGCCGCAGCTCCTCCATCAGGTCCAAGGCCAGCGCCGGTTTCCCGGGGCGCAACCCGTGCAGGAACCCGATGTAGGGGTCCAGCCCGACCTGCTCACACGCACCGTGCACCACCGACCGTGTCAGGCCATACAGAAAGGACAGCAGCGCATTGGCGGGGTCCGTGGGTGGCCGCTTCACCCGGCCCGGGAAATCGATACCGGTGTCCGTGCGCAGCATGAGAGCGAAGGCTTCGAAGTAGACGCGGGCCGCGTTGCCCTCCACCCCGAACACCGACTCCACATCCTGGGTATCGGGCAGGCTGTCCACGGCTTCGGCGAGTGTCTGGGCGATCTCGCGCAGCCGCGTCTTGTGCTTGGTCGCATCCCGAGCCCCGCGCAGGACGACCTGACGGCAGTTCTGCACCTTGCCCGCGATACAGGCCTGCGCGATCCCCAGACGCGCTGCGGCGTCGGCGTAGGCCAGGTGTTGGGTGTGGCGCAGCAGGACGTTGCCGCGTGTGGGCCCGTCGGTGCGGTTGAGGAACCGGCCTCCTCTGCTCATCCACACGATGGGGCGGCCATCCTCGGCACAGCGCGACATCAGCTGGGAGCTGATCTGAATGTTGCCCATCACCACGATCGATTCCAACCGGCGCAGCGGCAGCACATGGCGTTGTGGGGTGTCGGGGATGACGACGCGGACCGTGTCGTGCTCCAGATGCAGGGACGCTCCCGGGGTTTGGATGTAGAGGGTGTTGAGGAGTTCAGTCATCCCAGTCCGTCTCGGGTGCCGGGGAGAACAACGCTCCCCGAAGTGTGGCGAACTTCTTGTGGTTGGCCAGGACCTTGGGCATGCAGGTGATGTTCATCGAGCAGCGGCGGCACCGCTGGTCCGCGGCAGGGGCGGGGAGCGCGGTCTGTTCTATGACCGCCCGCACGTGCTCGGCCGTTTCCCGCACCCTGGCGCGCAGGTCCCCGTCCACGGTGATGATGTGGCGTCGCCGGTCGGCGGAGGAGTAGATGACCGCTGAGGTGATCGTGGTGCGCAGCCGTTCCTCCAGGCACATGGCCTGAGCGGCGACCTGGAGGTCGGCCGGCCCTCCCGGCTTGTAGGAACCGGACTTGTGCTCCACGGGCAGGACTGTGCCGTCGGCGTGGATTTCCACCACGTCGCACACCCCACTCAGTCCGAGGCCGTGGTGCCAGACCGGCAGGGCGCGCAGGGTGCGTACTCCGGGCCGGTTGTCTTCCCCGGGTTCGTGGACGCGGTGGTGCAGCAGGGTGCCGCGCACGGTGGCGGCGTCGTCGGCGTATCCGTCTTCCAGCAGGATGAGCCCGGCTTGGCGGGGGCAATAGTCGTAATGCTCCAGTGCCGAGAGCATCACCGGGGTGAGCTCTCGGGGTGGCGCCTCAGGCGTGCTCATCCCACGATCCTGGTCAACGTGACGCCTTCGGGCAGGTTCTCCTCGCTGACCTGCACCTTGTAGCCGTCGAAGGACCGCACGGCCCCCTGGTCGAGGCTGGCCACCTCGATGCGCTCCAGGAGTTCGTGGGCCGGGGCCCTACCGAACGCGTCGTCGTGGGAGAACACGTACAACCCGCGCAACGCCATCTCCCCGCGGGTGGAGGCCCGGTCGTGTTCGAACATCAGCGTCATCGCCCTCCAGAACACCTCCAGGTCCTTGCCGGTGACGCCGGTGCGCTGGGCCAGGGGGGCACTGAAGTGTCCGTGGCCTCGGAACAGCCCGTAGGGGATGGTGTGCTTGGTGCCCATCTCGGTGCTCTCCCCCTTCTCCACGTCTTCCTCCCGGGTCTGGGTGACGCGGGTGATGCCGTGCAGTTGCGGCAGTACCGGGTCGAGGGAGCGGGAGAAGGTGAGCTGGAGCGGACCCTGCACTCGCCCGGCGGGCTTCTTGCCCGTCGTCATGACCGCGCCGAACATGCGCACGTCGAAGAAGTGCGTGCACATCCACTGCTGGGCCTGGGGTTCGGACACGCGCCGCTTCTTCTTGTCGGCGTCCAGGTTCAGGGCCTCATAAGCGCGTTCGTGCTGGGAGTTCAGGGAAGTGCCGGCCTCGACGTAGATGTCGTAGCCGGACTGGTCGTGGGCGATCAGGGAGACGGTGTTGCGGATCTTGCGCTTGACGGCCACGTCGGTGACCAGGCCCTGGCCGGTCTCGGGGTCGGTGCGGGGCATGCCCCCGGCGTCGGGGTCTCCGTTGGGGTTGCCATCGCGCACGTCGAACAGGAACACGAAGTCGTGCTTGCGGGCGGGGTCCAGGTGCGTGCGGGTGGTGTCAGTGCTCATGAAGAGGTCCTTTCCGAGGGTTCTCAGCGGGGCAGTTATTCGGTTTCGTCTGCCGGGGTGTCCTGAGCGGCCTTGACGGCTTTGTCTTCCTTAGCTTTGGCCGCCGCGGCGCGGTCGTCGGCGCGCTGCTGGTGGTAGCCCAGTGTGAACAGGGCGCGGCCTTCCAGGTTCAGGGTCGCCGGTGGTGCTCCGCCCAGGCGGGTGTAGAGGACGTCCAGGCGGTTGCTCAATCCGCCCCAGGCACCCGGGCTGTCGCGCTTGAGGCGCTTGAGATGGGCGTTGGCGGTGTCGCGGACCATCTCCATCACCGACAGCGGTCGGGCTTTGGCTGCGGTGAAGTACTTGTCGGTGACGGTGGTGTTGGGGCCCTTCTTCGTCGCGGGGTCGCGCAGGGCCTGGTACTGGATCTGCTCGAAGGTGGCGAACAAGCGCCCGCACAGCACGGCGGGGTGGTCGTCGTTGTCGTTGAGGGTGGGCATCACGGTCTCCCGAAGCTGGGGGTTGAGGCGGAGCAGGAGGAGTTTGAGCAGGGCCATGCGCGGCAGGTCGAGGTGTCCGTCGGCGCCGATGCGCTGGTCCAGACGTTGGAGCAGGAACACCGGCGGCCGGTAGTGCTCGCCGTGTAGCGCCATGGACAGCAGCGTGCGCTCGGCTGTTTTGGGTTCGCTGTCCTTGGCGTAGCCCTTGCCGGTGTCGTCGTCCTTCCAGCGGCCCAGGCAGCGCGCCATCCGCCACAGCGCCACGTGCTGGGGTTCTGTCTGCCACACGTCCTGGATCTGGTGGTCCTCGAACCAGGTGCGGGCGTGGGTCAGCGCGTCGGTGAGGGGGACATCGAGCCAGTCCCGGACCACGACCCGGCTCTGGTTGGCCGACAAGGTCACGGCGTAGAAGGCGTTGGGGTCGGTGCGGGTGTTCTCCAGCCCGGTGCGGGGCTGGTCGAGTTCAGCGAAGAGCGCGCCGATGTCCTCGGGTCGGGCCTCACGCAAGGACCGCAGCAGGCTCACCTGGGTGGGGCGTTTGAGCCACCAGACGGTGACGCTGTCGCTGGTGCGGTACCGGTGCTCGTTGGTGGCCAGCAGCGAGTTGAGCACGGCGGTGGCCGTACTGCCGCATCCGGCACAGATGGGGATGTCGGCAAGCTGGATCCGTCCACCGCGGCCCTGGGCGGACTTGTTGACCGAGACCAGGACCGTGTCCCTGCCCCTCCCCGTGGGGACGGGGATCGCCCCGGCCTTGACGGGTTCGGGGATGGTGTCCAGCAGGGCCCCTTCCTGCCCGCAGGCCAAGCACACCCCCTTCCCTGTGTCGCTTCCCTTGCGCTGGGCCACAACGGTGCGCCAGACCGATGAGGCACTGTCGGCTTCATGGGCCCACTGGCCCTCCACGCGCAGGGCGAGTGTGTCGCTGGGCTTGGCGTCCTCGGGAATGGTGACGTTGAGGTGGCCCTGGCGGCGGAAGAACGCCAGCACGGCCGCCGCGGTCGACTCGTCCGGGGCGTGCTCGAACCACTGCTCGAGGAGGGCGATGTAGGCGTCGTTGCAGCGGATCGCTTCGGCTTCGGCCTTGTCGGAATCGTTCACCGGCATGGCGAGCACGTATTGCAGGGTGTCCACCAGCAGCATCGGGGGTGGTTTGGCCCCGGACCGGTAGATGTAAGGGGTAGCCAGCTCGATCCCGTGGCGGTTTTCGCCATCGGCAAGGGAGCCCAACGTGGGGTGTCCGGCGCTGTCCACCGACTTCACCCTGCCCTGAGCGTCCAGGGAGAGGACCCAGCGCACGCGCCGGTGCCGGTAGTAGACCGGTGGCAGGTCCAGGTGGGGGGCGTGTTCGACCAGACGGGTCAACAGCATCGGCTCATCCCCTCCCACCGGCACGGACTCCGGCAGAGGCGGTGGGCAGCTCGGCTCCTTGTGGTGGAACCGCCAGGACCCCCCGTTCGAGTTGGGCGTGGAACCACCGGTAGGACTCACGGCCGCCCGTGTAGTCGATGCTGTGCAGCATCACCCCCAGGTCCTCGGTGTGGTCGATCGGGCCCCGGCTGGTGGCCTTACCGAAGGAGGCGGAGAACTCCCGGGTGCCCAGGAAGGGTTGGGAGAAGCACGCGCCGCGTTCGACGCGTCGGCGGAACTGGTCGCGGTACTTGGCCTCGGGCGCGTCCGCGTGTGGTCGCATCCGCATCTGGGCGTGGATGCGGTAGGCCACATCCCGCAGGCACACCATGTTGCGCTGGTCGCGGTGCTGTTCGGCGTCGAAGCGGTGCTGGTGGTCGCTCATGGCCGTGCGCACCCAGTCCAGGGAGAGGGTGGAGTCCACCTCGTTGCGGCGGACGGAGAACCAGCGGATGGGGGTGAGCACCTGGATACGCAGCACCTGGTAGGCGAACTCCGGTTTCCAGAAGATCGCTTCCAGGACCCCTTTGGCCGCGGATGGGGTCATGACGGGGTAGCTGAGCCGTTCGGTCTTGAACTCTGGGCGGGTGAAGCAGGCGTTGGGGCCCTCGACCTCCACCACCAGGGATGGGTGTTGGCCGGGGCGGTGGCGGGGTCGGGTCAAAACACGTACTCCTTCGAATCGGACAACTCGATGCCGCGCTGATCGTCGTAATCGCCCAGCCATTCGACGAGGTCGCCCAGGACCGGGCTCGTCAGGTCGGCGTGCTTGCGGGCCAGGGCCTTGGGCAGGCTGGCGATATAGGGCCGCAGCCAGCGCAGCAGGTCGCCGCTACCCGGGGCGCCGGCACGCAACTGGCCGATCAGGCGATGGCACTCGGCTTGTTCGGCTGCGTCCTTGGTGCTGCGCGGGACCACCACGGGGACGGTGTGCTCCTCGATCATCTGGAACAGCTTCGCGACCTCGGGGAAGTCGGCGTTCTCGCGCCGGTCCTGGATGTGTGCGCCGACAGCTTCGACGTTGGCGCGCGCGAAACGCTCGGTGTAGTAGGCGTCCATGACCGTGACGTCGTCGGGCAGGGCTCGGCCGGGACCGAAGTACTCCTGGGTCACCCCCAGGGCCGGGCCGTAGATGCGCTCTGCGGCCTTGTCCCAACCGTCGATGTCGAAGATGACCACGTCGCCTTCGGCCAGGTGCCCGTTGCGGTTGCACCGGCCGGCGGCCTGCTGCATCGCCTCGGCGGTCGCGAACGCGCGGAGCACCATGGGAAAGTCCAGGTCCACCCCGGCTTCGACGAGCTGGGTGGAGACCACCGCCACCGGCTCGCCCGCTTTCAAAAGCCTGCGGATCTCCTCCAGGTGGCGTTTGCGGTGCGCGGAGGCCATGCGGGTGGACAGGTGCCAGACCCGACCGCCCTCGGGAGCGCGGTGCTGCTCCATCAGGGTGTGCAGCTCGGCGGCCTGGGC
This genomic interval carries:
- the cas2 gene encoding CRISPR-associated endonuclease Cas2, whose product is MELLVTYDVATVEPEGARRLRQVAKLCEGYGLRVQKSVFEVVCTDAEVLTLTDRIERIIDDSEDSVRIYRVPRGTFSSVNTLGIARRLPHGDSLVL
- the cas4 gene encoding CRISPR-associated protein Cas4, which codes for MSTPEAPPRELTPVMLSALEHYDYCPRQAGLILLEDGYADDAATVRGTLLHHRVHEPGEDNRPGVRTLRALPVWHHGLGLSGVCDVVEIHADGTVLPVEHKSGSYKPGGPADLQVAAQAMCLEERLRTTITSAVIYSSADRRRHIITVDGDLRARVRETAEHVRAVIEQTALPAPAADQRCRRCSMNITCMPKVLANHKKFATLRGALFSPAPETDWDD
- the cas7c gene encoding type I-C CRISPR-associated protein Cas7/Csd2 encodes the protein MSTDTTRTHLDPARKHDFVFLFDVRDGNPNGDPDAGGMPRTDPETGQGLVTDVAVKRKIRNTVSLIAHDQSGYDIYVEAGTSLNSQHERAYEALNLDADKKKRRVSEPQAQQWMCTHFFDVRMFGAVMTTGKKPAGRVQGPLQLTFSRSLDPVLPQLHGITRVTQTREEDVEKGESTEMGTKHTIPYGLFRGHGHFSAPLAQRTGVTGKDLEVFWRAMTLMFEHDRASTRGEMALRGLYVFSHDDAFGRAPAHELLERIEVASLDQGAVRSFDGYKVQVSEENLPEGVTLTRIVG
- the cas8c gene encoding type I-C CRISPR-associated protein Cas8c/Csd1, encoding MLLTRLVEHAPHLDLPPVYYRHRRVRWVLSLDAQGRVKSVDSAGHPTLGSLADGENRHGIELATPYIYRSGAKPPPMLLVDTLQYVLAMPVNDSDKAEAEAIRCNDAYIALLEQWFEHAPDESTAAAVLAFFRRQGHLNVTIPEDAKPSDTLALRVEGQWAHEADSASSVWRTVVAQRKGSDTGKGVCLACGQEGALLDTIPEPVKAGAIPVPTGRGRDTVLVSVNKSAQGRGGRIQLADIPICAGCGSTATAVLNSLLATNEHRYRTSDSVTVWWLKRPTQVSLLRSLREARPEDIGALFAELDQPRTGLENTRTDPNAFYAVTLSANQSRVVVRDWLDVPLTDALTHARTWFEDHQIQDVWQTEPQHVALWRMARCLGRWKDDDTGKGYAKDSEPKTAERTLLSMALHGEHYRPPVFLLQRLDQRIGADGHLDLPRMALLKLLLLRLNPQLRETVMPTLNDNDDHPAVLCGRLFATFEQIQYQALRDPATKKGPNTTVTDKYFTAAKARPLSVMEMVRDTANAHLKRLKRDSPGAWGGLSNRLDVLYTRLGGAPPATLNLEGRALFTLGYHQQRADDRAAAAKAKEDKAVKAAQDTPADETE
- the cas5c gene encoding type I-C CRISPR-associated protein Cas5c, whose translation is MTRPRHRPGQHPSLVVEVEGPNACFTRPEFKTERLSYPVMTPSAAKGVLEAIFWKPEFAYQVLRIQVLTPIRWFSVRRNEVDSTLSLDWVRTAMSDHQHRFDAEQHRDQRNMVCLRDVAYRIHAQMRMRPHADAPEAKYRDQFRRRVERGACFSQPFLGTREFSASFGKATSRGPIDHTEDLGVMLHSIDYTGGRESYRWFHAQLERGVLAVPPQGAELPTASAGVRAGGRG